From Synechococcus sp. A10-1-5-1, a single genomic window includes:
- a CDS encoding dienelactone hydrolase family protein has protein sequence MPVPNPSNAMTIQASWVQLSVPSAVGVTATTMPAWWVLPERPRGAVLVLPEVFGVNSWVRSVAERLAQEGYAALALSTFSRTAPDLQVGYDEAGLAAGREHRDQVTASQLLADVQAAVDWLQQAHPSLRLGCVGFCFGGHLAMLAATNPVIEATCDFYGARVSCFKPGSPDAATLSVLPQIPGRIWCFCGDQDPLMPAEELQAIDRALHAADSSGARHRLVVVTGAGHGYMCEARTDFHPEAAASGWSLMLELFAEAL, from the coding sequence GTGCCGGTTCCCAACCCCTCCAATGCGATGACCATCCAGGCCAGCTGGGTTCAGCTCTCCGTTCCCTCTGCAGTGGGTGTGACAGCGACCACCATGCCGGCCTGGTGGGTGCTGCCAGAGCGGCCTCGGGGAGCTGTGCTGGTTCTGCCTGAAGTCTTTGGTGTGAACAGCTGGGTTCGCAGCGTGGCGGAGCGGCTGGCGCAAGAGGGCTACGCGGCCTTAGCCCTCAGCACCTTCTCGCGCACGGCTCCTGATTTGCAGGTCGGCTACGACGAGGCCGGGTTGGCCGCCGGCCGGGAACACCGGGATCAGGTGACGGCTTCGCAGCTCTTGGCAGATGTTCAAGCAGCCGTGGATTGGCTCCAGCAGGCCCATCCGTCCCTGCGGCTGGGGTGCGTTGGTTTCTGCTTTGGCGGCCACCTGGCGATGTTGGCGGCGACGAACCCAGTGATTGAGGCGACCTGTGACTTCTATGGAGCCCGAGTGTCCTGCTTCAAGCCGGGGTCACCTGACGCGGCGACCCTTTCGGTCCTTCCGCAGATCCCAGGGCGGATCTGGTGTTTCTGCGGCGATCAAGACCCCCTGATGCCCGCTGAGGAATTGCAAGCCATTGATCGAGCCCTGCACGCAGCCGATTCGAGCGGGGCGCGCCATCGCTTGGTTGTGGTGACTGGGGCCGGTCACGGATACATGTGTGAGGCCAGGACAGACTTCCACCCTGAGGCTGCGGCCTCGGGATGGAGTCTGATGCTGGAACTCTTTGCTGAGGCGCTTTAG
- the crcB gene encoding fluoride efflux transporter CrcB, whose amino-acid sequence MRDALLVAIGAVPGAWLRFRVVNHLKPMLPRKHWATFAVNIIACFALGLVAVLARQCGSDQRLGLLLGTGFLGSLSTFSTFSVEVLQALRAGLFREVTLLALGSVVAGVLAVLAGMASVG is encoded by the coding sequence ATGCGCGACGCTCTTTTGGTTGCGATCGGAGCTGTGCCTGGTGCCTGGCTTCGCTTTCGCGTGGTGAATCACCTCAAGCCGATGTTGCCCCGAAAGCACTGGGCGACCTTCGCGGTCAACATCATTGCCTGTTTTGCCCTGGGTTTGGTCGCCGTGCTGGCGCGTCAGTGTGGGTCTGATCAACGTCTTGGTCTACTGCTGGGCACAGGCTTTTTGGGCAGCCTCAGCACGTTCTCGACCTTCAGTGTCGAAGTGCTGCAGGCTCTCCGCGCCGGTCTCTTCCGAGAGGTGACGTTGTTGGCCCTTGGCTCTGTGGTGGCTGGGGTCCTGGCGGTGTTAGCGGGGATGGCGAGCGTTGGCTGA
- a CDS encoding GntR family transcriptional regulator, whose product MRFHIQQDSDIPASSQLYNQICFAIAARHFPPGHRLPSTRQLAMQTGLHRNTISKVYRQLENDGVVEAMAGSGIYVRDQQNPREIKPPPGPRGRHLPDIDREVRQSVDGLLNAGCTLQQARELLTREIDWRLRCGARVLVSTPREDIGASMLISEELTPHLDAPVEVVPMEELEAVLENSSNGTVVTSRYFLQPVEEIAKRHGVRAVPVDLNDFRHELDLLKDLRAGSCVGLVSISPGILRAAEVILHSMRGNELLLMTATPDVSSRLLALLRASSHVLCDRPSLPLVEQSLRQNRSQLMRMPQVHCAQSYLGTATIDQLRKEIGLLTG is encoded by the coding sequence GTGCGGTTCCACATTCAGCAGGACAGCGATATCCCGGCCTCGAGCCAGCTGTACAACCAGATTTGCTTTGCGATTGCCGCGCGGCACTTCCCGCCCGGCCATCGACTGCCCAGTACGCGCCAGCTGGCGATGCAGACCGGGCTGCATCGCAACACGATCAGCAAGGTCTACCGCCAGCTGGAGAACGACGGCGTGGTGGAAGCCATGGCCGGTTCTGGCATCTACGTGCGGGATCAACAAAACCCTCGGGAAATCAAGCCACCACCGGGACCCCGCGGGCGGCACCTGCCTGACATCGACCGCGAGGTCCGGCAGAGCGTGGATGGCCTACTGAATGCCGGCTGCACTCTGCAGCAGGCCCGCGAGCTCCTGACCCGTGAAATCGACTGGCGGCTGCGCTGCGGCGCCCGGGTGCTGGTCAGCACCCCGCGGGAGGACATCGGCGCCTCCATGTTGATCTCCGAGGAGCTCACCCCCCACCTGGATGCACCCGTCGAAGTGGTTCCCATGGAGGAACTGGAGGCCGTGCTGGAGAACTCCAGTAACGGCACCGTGGTCACCAGCCGTTACTTCCTCCAACCCGTTGAGGAGATTGCCAAGCGCCATGGTGTGCGCGCCGTGCCGGTTGACCTGAACGACTTCCGCCACGAGCTCGACCTACTGAAGGATCTGCGAGCCGGCAGCTGCGTGGGACTCGTCAGCATCAGCCCAGGCATCCTGCGGGCCGCAGAAGTGATCCTGCACAGCATGCGGGGCAACGAACTGCTGTTGATGACCGCCACCCCGGATGTCAGCAGCCGACTACTGGCCCTGCTGCGGGCGTCCAGCCATGTGCTCTGCGATCGCCCCAGCCTGCCGTTGGTGGAACAAAGCCTGCGCCAAAACCGATCGCAGCTGATGCGGATGCCCCAAGTCCACTGCGCCCAGA
- a CDS encoding glutathione peroxidase, whose product MAISVNDVVVTNGSGEQQRLGDLNGQVVLAVNVASRCGFTRQYAGLQALQEAYGSQGFSVIAFPCNDFGAQEPGSLEEIKQFCSTSYGVTFPVYAKVAIGDAPFSTLTQAEPAGAVAWNFEKFLIGKDGTVLKRFKSNVEPDSAELKGAIEAALA is encoded by the coding sequence ATGGCCATCAGCGTCAACGATGTTGTGGTGACCAACGGCAGTGGCGAGCAGCAGCGTCTCGGCGACCTCAACGGTCAGGTCGTCCTGGCCGTCAACGTGGCCAGCCGTTGCGGTTTCACCCGCCAGTACGCCGGCCTGCAGGCCCTGCAAGAGGCCTACGGCAGCCAGGGTTTCAGCGTGATCGCCTTCCCATGCAATGACTTCGGCGCCCAGGAGCCTGGAAGCCTCGAGGAGATCAAGCAGTTCTGCTCGACCAGCTACGGCGTGACCTTCCCCGTCTACGCCAAGGTGGCCATCGGCGATGCCCCCTTCAGCACCTTGACCCAGGCAGAACCTGCCGGTGCTGTGGCCTGGAACTTCGAGAAGTTCCTGATCGGCAAGGACGGCACCGTGCTCAAACGCTTCAAGAGCAACGTGGAGCCCGACTCCGCTGAGCTCAAGGGAGCCATCGAAGCAGCCCTCGCCTAG
- the infC gene encoding translation initiation factor IF-3 — MPPRPRFDRRAPVRELPNINDRINYPQLRVVDADGSQLGVISREEALDVAKDRELDLVLVSEKADPPVCRIMDYGKFKFEQEKKAKEAKKKSHQTEVKEVKMRYKIDQHDYDVRLGQASRFLKAGDKVKCTVIFRGREIQHTALAEQLLRRMAKDLEEKAEIQQDPKREGRNMIMFLSPRKTPLAKEKEAEAAASKAVRTIETPRQAAAKAEG, encoded by the coding sequence ATGCCACCCCGTCCTCGTTTTGACCGCCGTGCTCCTGTTCGGGAGCTCCCCAACATCAACGACCGCATCAATTACCCCCAGCTCCGGGTGGTCGATGCCGACGGCAGTCAGCTGGGAGTGATCTCAAGGGAAGAGGCTCTCGACGTCGCCAAGGACCGCGAGTTGGACCTCGTGCTCGTGAGTGAGAAGGCTGACCCACCGGTCTGCCGGATCATGGACTACGGCAAGTTCAAATTCGAGCAGGAAAAGAAGGCCAAGGAAGCCAAGAAAAAGTCGCACCAGACCGAAGTCAAAGAGGTCAAGATGCGCTACAAGATCGACCAGCACGACTACGACGTGCGGCTCGGTCAGGCCTCTCGCTTCCTGAAAGCAGGCGACAAGGTCAAGTGCACTGTGATCTTCCGCGGACGCGAGATCCAGCACACCGCCTTGGCTGAACAGCTCCTGCGCCGCATGGCGAAAGACCTCGAGGAAAAAGCTGAAATTCAGCAGGATCCCAAGCGCGAAGGCCGGAACATGATCATGTTCCTGAGTCCCCGTAAAACCCCGCTGGCCAAGGAGAAAGAGGCCGAGGCCGCAGCCAGCAAAGCGGTGCGCACGATCGAGACGCCCCGTCAAGCCGCTGCCAAGGCCGAGGGCTAA
- a CDS encoding SH3 domain-containing protein, which translates to MAAQPYASLRWGAILAFALFAPVALPAGGGDRRQAEIRRRCPSEPLLSSAKGCLQVAPEREAPVLAQIPADSPIQVLRTWRNLRGERWIQVKVASRRGWMAAA; encoded by the coding sequence ATGGCGGCCCAGCCGTACGCCAGCCTGCGTTGGGGCGCCATTTTGGCTTTTGCCTTGTTTGCACCGGTCGCTCTCCCGGCTGGAGGAGGCGATCGCCGGCAAGCCGAGATTCGTCGCCGCTGCCCCAGTGAGCCTTTGCTCAGCAGCGCCAAGGGCTGCCTCCAAGTAGCCCCGGAGCGTGAAGCACCCGTGCTCGCCCAGATTCCGGCGGATTCTCCGATCCAGGTTCTACGGACTTGGCGCAATCTGCGTGGTGAACGCTGGATCCAGGTGAAGGTGGCTTCCCGCCGCGGCTGGATGGCTGCCGCTTAA
- a CDS encoding CrcB family protein yields MADRQLRFALKELVFVACGAVPGAWLRWQSGVHLGPVLGGSAVSDLLVNLIGSLLLGFLAGPIPRRPSLLLLLGIGFCGCLTTFSSWMLDVVKLLNAGQPLLGLLLIVVSLLLGVASAAAGFQISRRVFDA; encoded by the coding sequence TTGGCTGATCGGCAATTGCGCTTTGCCCTGAAGGAGTTGGTCTTTGTGGCCTGCGGCGCGGTGCCTGGCGCTTGGTTGCGTTGGCAGAGCGGTGTTCACTTGGGCCCGGTGCTGGGTGGAAGTGCCGTCTCAGACCTACTGGTGAACCTGATTGGTTCGCTGCTCTTGGGGTTTTTAGCTGGGCCGATTCCACGGCGTCCGAGCCTGCTGTTGCTCTTGGGGATTGGTTTCTGCGGCTGCCTGACCACTTTCAGCAGCTGGATGTTGGATGTGGTCAAGCTGCTCAACGCTGGTCAACCCCTGCTCGGGCTGCTGTTGATCGTTGTCAGCTTGTTGTTGGGAGTGGCAAGCGCGGCGGCTGGTTTTCAGATCAGCCGCCGCGTCTTTGACGCCTAG
- the gyrB gene encoding DNA topoisomerase (ATP-hydrolyzing) subunit B — MSEATKVQAAYGAEQIQVLEGLEPVRKRPGMYIGSTGPRGLHHLVYEVVDNSVDEALAGHCNEIRVAIEEDGSCSVSDNGRGIPTDVHPKTGKSALETVLTVLHAGGKFGAGGYKVSGGLHGVGVSVVNALSEWVEVVVYRQGKEHRQRFERGAPIGTLAIEAAADASRTGTTVRFKPDLEIFTVGIDFDYNTLSARLRELAYLNGGVKIVFRDERPAARSEEGEAREETYHYEGGIKEYVAYMNAEKDALHPDIIYVNSEKDGVQIEAALQWCVDAYSDSILGFANNIRTVDGGTHIEGLKTVLTRTLNTFAKKRGKRKDSDSNLAGENIREGLTAVLSVKVPEPEFEGQTKTKLGNTEVRGIVDSLVGEALGEYLEFNPSVIDLILEKAIQAFNAAEAARRARELVRRKSVLESSTLPGKLADCSSRDPGESEIYIVEGDSAGGSAKQGRDRRFQAILPLRGKILNIEKTDDSKIYKNTEIQALITALGLGIKGEEFDEKNLRYHRIVIMTDADVDGAHIRTLLLTFFYRYQKSLVEGGYIYIACPPLYKVERGKNHTYCYNEGDLKSTIEGFGEKANYTIQRFKGLGEMMPTQLWETTMDPTTRMMKRVEIADAAEADRIFTILMGDKVAPRREFIETHSAELDLAQLDI; from the coding sequence ATGAGCGAAGCCACGAAAGTTCAGGCTGCCTACGGCGCCGAGCAGATCCAGGTCTTGGAGGGCTTGGAGCCGGTCCGCAAGCGCCCGGGCATGTACATCGGCTCTACTGGGCCGAGGGGCTTGCACCACCTTGTCTATGAGGTGGTGGATAACTCCGTTGACGAAGCCCTGGCAGGGCATTGCAATGAGATCCGGGTTGCGATTGAAGAGGACGGGAGCTGCTCAGTCAGTGACAACGGTCGAGGCATTCCGACTGACGTCCACCCGAAAACGGGAAAGAGTGCACTCGAAACTGTCCTGACAGTTCTGCATGCCGGCGGCAAGTTTGGAGCCGGCGGCTACAAGGTCTCGGGTGGTCTGCACGGGGTTGGTGTCTCCGTGGTGAATGCCCTTTCTGAGTGGGTCGAGGTTGTCGTTTATCGCCAGGGCAAGGAACACCGCCAACGCTTTGAGAGGGGTGCACCGATTGGCACATTGGCGATTGAGGCTGCGGCGGATGCCAGCCGCACCGGAACGACGGTGCGTTTCAAGCCGGATCTGGAAATCTTCACCGTCGGGATTGATTTTGACTACAACACCCTGTCGGCCCGTTTAAGGGAGCTCGCTTACCTCAATGGCGGAGTCAAGATCGTCTTTCGCGATGAGCGTCCGGCGGCGCGCAGTGAAGAGGGCGAGGCTCGCGAAGAGACTTATCACTACGAAGGCGGAATCAAGGAATATGTCGCCTACATGAATGCAGAAAAGGATGCTCTGCATCCTGACATCATTTATGTTAATTCAGAAAAAGATGGTGTACAGATAGAGGCCGCACTGCAGTGGTGCGTTGATGCCTACTCAGATAGTATCCTCGGATTTGCTAACAACATCCGTACCGTTGACGGCGGTACTCACATTGAGGGTCTGAAGACCGTTCTGACCCGGACCCTTAATACCTTTGCCAAGAAGCGTGGCAAGCGCAAAGACTCAGACTCCAACCTCGCGGGTGAAAACATTCGCGAGGGTTTGACCGCTGTTCTTTCGGTCAAGGTTCCCGAGCCTGAATTTGAAGGACAGACCAAGACAAAGCTTGGTAATACCGAGGTTCGCGGCATCGTTGACTCGCTGGTTGGTGAGGCCCTGGGTGAATACCTCGAGTTCAATCCTTCTGTGATTGATCTGATTCTCGAGAAAGCGATTCAGGCCTTCAATGCCGCTGAGGCGGCTCGGCGGGCCCGTGAGCTGGTTCGCCGTAAGAGCGTTCTCGAAAGTTCGACCCTGCCGGGCAAGTTGGCTGATTGCTCTTCCCGTGATCCCGGCGAGTCTGAGATCTACATCGTTGAGGGTGATTCCGCAGGCGGTTCGGCCAAGCAAGGGCGAGATCGCCGCTTTCAAGCCATTCTTCCGTTGCGGGGCAAGATCCTCAACATCGAAAAGACGGATGACTCCAAGATCTACAAGAACACTGAGATTCAGGCCCTAATCACTGCCTTGGGTTTGGGTATCAAAGGGGAAGAATTCGACGAAAAAAATCTCCGTTACCACCGCATCGTCATCATGACTGATGCTGATGTGGATGGTGCCCACATTCGAACGCTGCTTCTCACCTTCTTCTATCGCTATCAAAAGTCTCTTGTTGAAGGTGGTTACATCTACATCGCGTGTCCTCCGCTTTATAAGGTTGAGCGCGGTAAAAACCACACGTATTGCTATAACGAAGGCGATCTGAAGAGCACGATCGAAGGATTTGGTGAAAAGGCGAATTACACCATCCAGCGATTCAAGGGATTGGGTGAAATGATGCCTACCCAGCTGTGGGAGACCACCATGGATCCCACGACACGCATGATGAAGCGCGTCGAGATTGCAGATGCGGCCGAAGCCGATCGCATCTTCACGATCCTGATGGGTGACAAGGTGGCTCCTCGCCGTGAGTTCATCGAAACCCACAGCGCCGAGTTGGATCTGGCCCAGCTCGACATCTGA
- the miaA gene encoding tRNA (adenosine(37)-N6)-dimethylallyltransferase MiaA encodes MPTTRQSAVMSPSSQPLVVVLMGPTASGKTALAIEIAKALDLAVLSVDSRQLYKDMSIGTAKPTAEQRAAVRHELLDLRPPDQPINLQEFRQEADQAIAAEHRRRGVAFLVGGSGLYIKAITQGMTPPAVPPQPRLRADLEALGQGQCYALLRQADPSAAERIMANDAVRTQRALEVLYATGRPLSQQQGSNPPPWRVLELGLNPSNLKQRIAQRSQTLYSDGLVAETQGLQQRYGVDCPLLDTIGYAEAAALLRGELNEQQAIEQTTKRTQQFAKRQRTWFRRQHQPLWLDAPGQEGNPLERALSAIEHVLG; translated from the coding sequence TTGCCAACAACCCGGCAAAGTGCGGTGATGAGTCCATCCAGTCAGCCCCTCGTTGTGGTCTTGATGGGGCCAACAGCCAGCGGCAAAACCGCCCTTGCCATTGAGATCGCCAAGGCCCTTGATCTCGCGGTTTTGTCTGTCGATTCCAGGCAGCTCTACAAGGACATGAGCATCGGCACGGCGAAACCGACAGCCGAGCAACGGGCCGCCGTTCGCCATGAGTTGTTGGACCTTCGGCCCCCCGATCAGCCGATCAATTTGCAGGAATTCCGCCAGGAAGCCGATCAAGCCATTGCTGCGGAACACCGGCGGCGCGGGGTGGCCTTCCTCGTTGGCGGCAGCGGCCTCTACATCAAGGCCATCACCCAGGGGATGACTCCACCGGCGGTGCCCCCACAACCTCGATTACGTGCGGACCTGGAGGCGCTGGGCCAAGGCCAGTGCTACGCCCTCCTGCGCCAGGCGGATCCGAGTGCGGCTGAGCGCATCATGGCCAACGATGCCGTGCGAACCCAGCGCGCACTTGAGGTTCTCTACGCAACCGGCCGGCCCCTCAGCCAGCAACAGGGCTCGAATCCCCCTCCCTGGCGCGTCCTGGAACTCGGGCTCAACCCCAGCAACCTCAAGCAACGCATTGCCCAGCGCAGCCAGACTCTTTACAGCGATGGCTTAGTGGCCGAAACGCAAGGGCTGCAGCAGCGCTACGGAGTGGACTGTCCTTTGCTGGACACCATCGGCTACGCAGAAGCGGCGGCCCTGCTGAGGGGTGAGCTGAACGAGCAACAGGCCATCGAACAGACCACCAAACGCACCCAGCAGTTCGCCAAGCGGCAACGGACCTGGTTTCGCCGTCAACATCAGCCCCTCTGGCTGGATGCACCAGGCCAAGAGGGCAATCCCTTAGAGCGGGCCTTGTCGGCGATCGAGCACGTCCTAGGGTGA
- a CDS encoding RpoD/SigA family RNA polymerase sigma factor — protein MAPSRPAAAERETALAGGTDLVRSYLRDIGRVPLLTHEQEITLGRQVQELVALEVLEQELASREGVEKPSAAVLAKEAGLTPVQLKKRLRSGQRAKERMVAANLRLVVSVAKKYTKRNMELLDLIQEGTIGLVRGVEKFDPTRGYKFSTYAYWWIRQGITRAIAEKSRTIRLPIHITETLNKLKKGQRELSQELGRTPTVTELAEFVDLPEEEVKDLLCRARQPVSLETKVGDGDDTELLDLLAADGTQPSELVDGECLRMDMRGLLDQLPDLQGRVLKMRYAIPCRDVPDPDEPMSLTGIGRVLGISRDRVRNLERDGLAGLRRLSQNVQAYVAV, from the coding sequence ATCGCTCCGAGCCGACCCGCTGCCGCAGAGCGCGAGACCGCGCTGGCTGGTGGAACGGACCTGGTGCGCTCGTATCTGCGGGACATCGGCCGGGTGCCGCTGCTGACCCACGAGCAGGAGATCACCCTGGGCCGTCAGGTCCAGGAATTGGTGGCGCTAGAGGTGCTGGAGCAGGAGCTGGCCAGCCGCGAGGGGGTGGAGAAGCCCTCGGCTGCTGTCTTGGCGAAGGAGGCCGGCCTGACCCCCGTGCAACTCAAGAAAAGGCTCCGTAGTGGTCAGCGCGCCAAGGAGCGGATGGTGGCCGCCAACTTGCGCTTGGTGGTGAGCGTGGCCAAGAAGTACACCAAGCGGAACATGGAGCTCCTGGACTTGATCCAGGAGGGAACCATCGGCCTGGTGCGGGGCGTCGAGAAGTTCGACCCGACCCGGGGCTACAAGTTCAGTACCTATGCGTATTGGTGGATCCGCCAGGGGATCACGCGGGCGATTGCGGAGAAGAGCAGAACGATCCGTCTGCCGATCCACATCACCGAGACGCTGAACAAGCTCAAGAAGGGCCAGCGGGAGCTCAGCCAAGAGCTGGGCCGCACCCCGACCGTGACGGAGCTGGCGGAATTTGTGGACCTGCCGGAGGAGGAGGTGAAGGACCTGCTCTGCCGCGCGCGTCAGCCCGTGAGCCTGGAGACCAAGGTTGGCGATGGGGATGACACGGAGCTGCTGGACCTGCTGGCGGCCGATGGCACTCAGCCGTCAGAGCTGGTGGATGGGGAGTGCCTGCGGATGGACATGCGTGGTCTGCTGGACCAACTGCCGGACCTGCAGGGGCGCGTCCTGAAGATGCGTTACGCGATTCCCTGCCGTGACGTGCCCGATCCCGATGAGCCGATGAGCCTGACAGGTATAGGCCGGGTGCTGGGCATCAGTCGCGACCGCGTTCGGAACCTCGAGCGTGATGGTTTGGCTGGTCTGCGTCGCTTGAGCCAGAACGTTCAGGCCTACGTGGCGGTTTAA
- the mgtE gene encoding magnesium transporter encodes MSEASAATTNPEVFVQELRGLLEAGNYDAVKLLLQPVQEVDIAEAIGGLPRTLQALAFRLLPKDEAIAVYEYLEPTVQQTLLERLRSSEVLELVEEMSPDDRVDLFDELPAKVVRRLLAELSPAERRVTAQLLGYEPETAGRLMTTEFIDLKEFHSVAQALTIVRRRARDTETIYALYVTDASRHLTGILSLRDLVVADPEQRVGDVMTREVVSVGTDTDQEEVARVIQRYDFLAVPVVDREERLVGIVTVDDVIDVIQQEATRDLYAAGAVQAGDEDDYFQSNLFSVARRRVLWLLVLLIANSGTAAVIASMDEVLKQVVVLAAFIPLLIGTGGNVGAQSSTVVIRGLSTQRIQSLGPALAIGREAIAGALLGLLMVLVVVPWTAYVSGGNWLVASAAGISLVAITTLAATAGAALPLLFNSLGLDPALMSAPFIATATDVAGVFIYLQTASWLLTRASG; translated from the coding sequence ATGAGCGAGGCGTCTGCGGCGACGACGAATCCTGAGGTTTTTGTTCAGGAGCTGCGCGGGCTGCTGGAGGCTGGCAACTACGACGCGGTGAAGCTGCTGCTGCAGCCCGTTCAAGAGGTGGACATAGCGGAAGCGATCGGCGGCCTGCCGCGCACGCTTCAGGCCTTGGCTTTTCGATTGCTTCCCAAAGACGAAGCGATCGCCGTCTACGAGTACCTCGAACCCACGGTGCAGCAGACCTTGCTGGAGCGGTTGCGCTCCAGCGAAGTGCTCGAGCTGGTTGAAGAGATGTCCCCCGATGACCGGGTGGATCTTTTTGATGAGCTGCCCGCGAAGGTTGTGCGTCGTCTTCTGGCGGAACTCAGCCCTGCGGAACGCCGGGTTACGGCCCAGTTGCTCGGTTACGAGCCAGAGACGGCTGGCCGGTTGATGACAACCGAGTTCATCGATCTCAAGGAGTTCCACAGCGTGGCCCAGGCGCTGACGATCGTTCGGCGCCGCGCCCGGGACACCGAGACGATCTATGCGCTCTACGTGACGGATGCCTCACGCCACCTCACAGGGATCCTCTCGTTGAGAGATCTGGTGGTCGCTGATCCGGAGCAGCGGGTGGGGGACGTGATGACCAGGGAGGTGGTCAGCGTCGGCACGGACACCGACCAGGAAGAGGTGGCAAGGGTGATTCAGCGCTACGACTTCTTGGCGGTCCCCGTTGTCGATCGTGAGGAGCGTCTGGTGGGGATCGTCACCGTCGATGACGTGATCGACGTGATCCAGCAGGAGGCCACCCGTGACCTTTACGCCGCCGGTGCGGTGCAGGCCGGTGACGAGGACGACTACTTCCAGAGCAACCTCTTCAGCGTGGCCAGGCGCAGGGTGTTGTGGTTGTTGGTCCTGTTGATCGCCAATAGCGGCACCGCGGCGGTCATTGCCTCAATGGACGAGGTGCTGAAGCAGGTGGTTGTTTTGGCGGCCTTCATTCCTTTGTTGATTGGCACCGGTGGCAACGTCGGTGCCCAGAGTTCAACGGTGGTGATTCGCGGTTTGAGCACCCAGCGCATCCAGAGCCTGGGGCCAGCCCTGGCCATTGGCCGTGAGGCGATCGCAGGGGCCCTTCTGGGACTGTTGATGGTGCTGGTGGTCGTGCCCTGGACGGCCTATGTGAGCGGTGGCAACTGGCTGGTGGCTTCGGCGGCTGGGATCAGCCTCGTGGCGATCACCACCTTGGCGGCTACGGCTGGAGCGGCCCTACCGCTGTTGTTCAACAGCCTCGGCTTGGATCCCGCTCTCATGTCGGCCCCCTTTATTGCCACTGCAACCGATGTGGCGGGGGTGTTCATCTACCTGCAGACCGCGAGCTGGTTGCTGACTCGGGCCTCGGGCTAA